TGTGAGGTTTCTCTCTTAAGAGCCCTGGGCTTCTCTCCTTCTAGTGATTCACTGTGACGACTAACATCCCAGAGCCAGTGTGGTCCTTGTAGGCCGAGGTTGGGTAGATggcagaaataaaaagcattctgATAGAGAATGAAGGCATTTTGCTTATGTTATTAGCTGAATGATTCCTTAGCGATATAGGTAGGAGTCCACAAAAAtctatgaaaattataaattgttattttttaaactagaCATTAATAAACTCCCTTAATAGTGATAAAGAGCTCCTCTTGACTAAATAAGTCATCCTAACATGGCGTTCAAGTTTTCACAATCACTTTTAACAGAATAATACAAGATGACAGTATAGCTGACTTGCAATTATAATACAATTTCAATTACAATTAGCAtactttctagattttctttccCAAATGGAGAGCCCAAAAAGAAGTAACAAAAGACTCATTCATCAAGTGAAGAAGAAAATCCTTTATTTTTTGATgagcaaaaataagaataaattgctGTTCACACTGGATAAGACCATATCAAAAGTGACAGTAAAAATGTACACTGTTGGTGTTATATGGGGATGGGGTTCTCGgtaattgtttattatttatgtttattgttaTGTTTTGTcattattcaataaatttttatttaaaaagtcaccCTACTTAGAAATCttctgtgggggtgggagggacaaAAGATTACAAACCAAAACTCAGGAGATGGCAACACTGGAATTGATAAAATCACCTGGGATTAGTTGTATAACTCTGAACCACCAAACCTCTGCTATCAAGCCTTGCTACAGTCATGGCTGTCCAGAAAGATTTACAGTTATTTTTCTGAGAAAGGATCCATGGGCTTTAAGAACTTCAGAAGTTCTTAAGTTGCTGAAGCTCAAGTAAGGAAGTTGAATGCAATCAAAAAAAGAATACCAGGGAGTCAAGGCTTGAGAGGCACATTCTTATCCTAAAGTGACTGCTCAAACCTGACGAGACCAAGTAAATTACTGAAGATACAAAGAGACAAAATGCAGATTACCGTCCTTATTCCTATAACTCAAAAATTTTCTTTGTTGAAGTAGAATTGAACCTTTCTAGGATCCAGACTGGAATATCGGTGACAGCATTTGCGCAGGCTCTTTGCCAAAGTCCGAGGGCCACATAAGAAAACTCCCACTACAGACCTGTAGGAACAGAACAATAGTAAGGGCTAGAATGCAGCAATGATAGAATGGAGAAACTGCCTCTGTTAGGCCTCTACTACTTCCAAGAACCTTGAATAAAAATTCGGTTGTTAACTCCCACGTTCTTCATGGTAGTTTTTTAACCTTTTCTGCGCACAAACCCCAAATATGCTCTCAGCCCTTAACACTCTCAGCACTCAGCCTTCCCTGTTTTGAGAACACAGATGACAGACATAAGACAGTGCAGTGGCTAAGTGCCAGACTGTGCAGCCAGTCTGTCTGGGTTGTCTGGGtcaaatctcagctctgacaTTTATCCCACCTGTGGGACTTTaggcacatttctttttttcttttttcttttcttttttcgagatggagtcttgctctgtcccccaggctggagtgcagtggcacaatctcggttcactgcaacctccacttcccaggttcaagcaattttcctgcctcagcctcctgagtagctgggactacaggcacgcacaagcatgcccagctaaattttgtatttttattagagacggggtttcaccatgttggccaggctggtctcaaactcctgacctcaagtgatccgcctgcctcagcctccctaagtgctgggattacaggcatgagccacaatgcccgacAAGGGaaaatttcttaacctctctcTGTTTCAGCtttcccacctgtaaaatggggataaaaatagtaCTCACCacatagggttgttttaaggattaaataagaacatgtaaataaattagaaaaatgcctggcacatagcaagtacATATGTATTAGCTCCCGTTAAACCCATCCACTGTGAGCTTATCCCTACCTCAAAATTTCTCCTACTGGAGAGGTAGTGTTCTTTCTTGCCAAAGCTAATCTTTCCAACTATGCTCTGGGTCTCACcgtcttcttccttctctcatacctttctctccccctcttttttaaaaatataattatggtATAGTTTCTATACCATAAAATTCGCCCCTTTGAAGTGTGCAATTTGTGCTTTTTAGCACAGCCACaaagttatgcaaccatcaccactaattccagaacattttcatcatccgcAAAGAAACCCCATCCACATTAGCAGTCCTCATTTCCTCCCAACTACCCTGTCCTACCCAAGACAATcactttactttctgtctctgtgggtaTGCCTATCCTGAATgtttcacataagtggaatcatacaatacatgGCCTTTGGTGTCTGGTGTTTttcagcatgatgttttcaagatttgtccatgttgtagcatgattcagtactttgtttttttttaatagctaaataatattccagtaTGTGAATATACTACATTtgcttcatccattcatctattgatggacgcTTGGCTTGTTTtcactttggggctattatgagtaatgctgctatgtacatcatgtacaagtttttgtgtagacatattttcatttctcttgggtgtataacaaggagtgggattgctgggtcatatggaaactatgtgatttttttttttttttgagacagagtctcgcactgtcacccgggctggagtacaatggtatgatctggggtcactgcaacctccgcctcccgggttcaagcgattctcctgcctcagcctccctagtagctgggattacaggtgcccgccaccatgcccagctaattcttttcacctttttttttttttttttttttaatgaaatctcgctgtcgcccaggctggagcgcagtggcacgatcttggctcactgcaagctccgcctcctgggttcacgccattctcctgcctcagcttcccaagtagctgggactacaggcgcccgccaccgcacccggctaatttttttttgtatgtttagtaaagacggggtttcaccgtgttagccaggatggtctcgatctcctgacctcgtgatccacccgcctcggcctcccaaagtgctgggattacaggcatgagccaccacgcccggcctaattttttgtatttttagtagagacaaggtttcactatgttggccaggctggtcttgaactcctgacctcgtgatccatccgccttggcctcccaaagtgctgggattacaggcgcgagccaccatgcccagctggaaaCTGTGTTTAAcactttgaggaactgccaaagaGTTTTCCCCGAATGTGGTATCATTTCACATTTCCACAAGCAATGTACTAGGATTGCAACTTCTCCGCTTCCTTGCCGATACTATTGTCCATCTTTTATTATGGCCATCTTAGTCCTCTCCCctctttcatgtatttattttattttatgtactggtCCTTGTTCTGTCTATAAATATGCTTAGCTAAATAAACATTTCCTGACCCTGCTACTCTTCCAACACTATTGACCACGCTTCTCTAATATTTGCTCCCTTGGGTTCTGTGACACCACTTCTCTGTGTACTCCTATTTCTTCCCTGGTTTGTCTTTTTCCCTTCCCATATAACCTAGGCAGCATTCCTTGGTACTCTGTCCCTtgctagtctctctctctctccctctctctctctctctctcctgacaaCCTCATACTCTCTCAAAACTTCAGTTACATTCAACATGATAATTAGCATCTTTTATGCTTATATGCTGCTTTaaaatttacaaagcattttttcatatattgtcTCACTTAATTGTCATAACAACCCTGCAAGTGAGTAGAGCAGGCATTCACTAATATGACCCttgtcttacagatgaggaatcaaGATCAGAGGGTTCAGAAGTTCAAGGTCTCATAACTAGAAAGTGTCAGAACCAGaataagggccgggcatggtggcttatgcctgtaatcccagcactttgggaggccaaggtgagtgaatcacctgcggtcaggagttcgagaccagcctggccaacatggcgaaaccccatctctactaaaaatacaaaaaattagctgggtgtggtggtggatgcctgtaatcccagctactcgggaggctgaggcaggagaactgcttgaacccaggaggcggaggttgcagtgagccgagatggcaccattgcactccagcctgggtgacaaagcaagactgtgtctcaagaaaaaaagagagaaccagCATGAGGACCCAGGATCATCTGAATCCAAGTCACTAAGTGCTCTAGCCACTGCCTTCCTGAAGCCTTTCCTAATCACCCCATGTGGCCGTAGACTTTTCTTCCCTCTAGCATCCGTGAACCTCTTTCACGGAGTGCATTATTCTGCTTTGAGGTGATTGTGTGCATCTCTTATTCAAATGTATGCTCCTTGAGGGCAAGAACCATATCCTATTTCTCTTTCAACCTCCAAAGCTTCTAGAATGGTGAGAGCTGAGCTTATAAAAGGTAACTAAGGCGGGGcttggtggatcatgcctgtaatcttagcacttttgggggctgaggcaggtggatcacctgaggtcaggagttcgagatcagcctgaccaacgtggtgaaacaccatctctactaaaaatacaacaaattagctgggcatggtggtgggcacctgtaatcccagctacatgggaggctgaggcaggagaatcgcttgaacccgggattcGGAGATTGCAgcaagcagagatcgcaccactgcgctccagcctgggcgacaagagcgaaactccatctcaaaaaaaaaaaaaaaaaaaagtaatcaagaATATTTGTAGCATTGAATTGATCATCACCTCCCTACTTGTTCAGGGAATCTCAGCTTCATCTCCTTCCCATTGGAATGGCTGATTTCATAGCACCGGGATTTTTTGTGCTGTAACATGTCTCAAAACCCTCCAGAAAGATTGAGCTCAGGTGGCCAGTAAACTAGATAATACCTTTGTTACTTTAAGTAGAGATTATTGaatcccctccccccaaaaatgcATTTGAATTGCTCCAGTTCTCTAGTTTGTTTGGTAGTATAGATCAGAAGTGGGTCCACTTGCCTCACTGTTTGAATGGAGTTTGCTGGAgcaaaaaaaacctcttttcaTCATTTTCAAGATCATGACCCTATTTTTCTAAAACCCCAGATGAAATTTCCTCAGTCTTCACCAAGAATCTAAGAATGGCACAAAAGATTTCTGCCCCAGAGATCTTTTCTTAAGAGTGTTCAACATGTTGTAATACCTTTCCTAAATCCTAACTCcgcactcatctttttttttttcttttgagacagagtttctctcttgttgcccaggctggagtgcaatggcgctatctcagctcattgcaacctctgcctcccaggttcaagcgattctccttgcctcagcctcccaagtagctgggattacaggcatgtgccaccacgcctagctaatttttgtatttttagtagtgacagggttttgccaagttggccagactggtctcgaactcctgacctcaggtgatccacccacttcagcctcccaaagtgctgagattacaggcagtaAGCCACCACGCACGGCCCCTGTAAACTCATCTTACTAGAGGAAAATATACTTACTTGGGGTGGGAGGTAGCTATTGTAGAAAACTCATTGTCCCACATTGGTCTCCCAAAGGAGGTTTTCTGTTTCAGACCTGTCACGATGTCAGTGGCCTTGTCAAAGTTTAATGCTGCATGACCAACCTGGATTCAGAggaataaaagttagaaaaaccaAGTCCTAGGCTGggcgtgtggctcacgcctgtaatcccaatactttgggaggccgaggtgggtggatcacctgaggtcaggagttcgagactagcctgaccaacatggtgaaaccccatctctactaaaaattcaaaattagctgggcatggtggtgcatgcctgtaatcccagttactcgggaggctaaggcaggagaattgcttaaacctgggaggcagaggttgtggtgagccaagatcgcaccattgcactccagcctgggcaacaagagtgaaactctgtctcaaaaagaaaaaaaaaagaagaagaaagaaagaaaagaaaaaccaagtcCTGATAGCTGCCTCTTCTTTCCACCACTTTTAAacttgtgtgtgagtgtgagggcAGGTAGGAAATCATAAGAAATAACTTCTAATCCATATGCACTATCCTTTGTCTGACATTCGTCTTATGTTTAGTAGGGGAATTAGTGTGTTATTTGGACTCACAATATTGCTGTCCCATCCGGTGAGGAAGAGACGGTAGTTTAGAAAACCCACTTTGCCTAATTCCTCCATCTCCTGTTCCAGGGAAGTCAACAGGTTGTTGAACCAGGAAAAGGCACCTGTCTCCCTGCAGATCCAGTAGAAATAGATCTGAAATCAGCAAGAGAGAACATAGCCTTATTAGGTGACCTTAAAAGTCACATTTATAGAGCCGCAAACTTTAGGCAGCAGGAATGTTCAGAGTTCTGACAATTTTCCTTAGGAACGAGCCTTCCAACATCTTTGGTCAGGGTGATCTTAAACTCCAAATTGAAAAGAAGACCCTGTTTTTATGATAAATCTGTAGAAGTGGATGTCCTGGCCAAGAGAAGTGATCACTTATTCTCATAACTCCAGGGATAGGTTGCTCCCTTATCAATTGTAAAGAGCTTAGCCCAAGAAGGCAATAGACTTGTCAGACTCAGGCCAGAAGAAAAGTGATATATGGGATTataccttttttgttttgaggttgTGGTCTGCACACTGGAATTTGTACCAGATGGATTTCAAGATAGAAGCAAAGGGGGTGACCCCAATTCCTGCTCCAACCAGCACAGCCACTTCATACTGGAAAACATCCTCACTGGCTGTGCCAAAGGGACCATCCACTTCAATCCTGGCAGAAGACAGAAGATAATGGGCAACTGAAGACTCCCCTCCACCTCCAACCTCAAACATCCTCCCAGAAATATAGTTGTTCCCATGGCTGACTTCTGCGTATTTATTATAATCCTATTCTATTGTACCAAACTTAAGATTCAATGAAGaattgctttctcttttctgccAGTCTGCATCCTGGTCTGGGACTCTCCTGGTCTCAAGGACCTACCTGGGAATTGGTGAATATTGTTGTTCAAAAGCCCTTATGAGATTTTCTGTCCAGTCCCCTGCTGCTCGGATATGAATGGAGAAGAAATCTTCCTCTGGAGCAGAGGTCAAAGTAAAAGGATGCCATTCCAGGAGAGAGATTGAGGGGCAATTAACAAAGATATACTGCCCCACTTCCATGCTGAAGCCACGCTTGTTCATCTGCAATTCCAAAACTTTGGATGGGTGCATAACAACCTGTGAATGAAGCACATAGACCAAAGAAAGCAAACTCTAATGGCGACAGGGACAGGCAGATAAAGCAAATGAGTGAAGCTGGAGGACTGGTGACAGTGGTGAACTACAAACACAAGTCCTCTCTAAAGAGGGCAGCAGCTGCTTAGCTCCAGACAGTGGTTGCGATATGGAACCATGACAGTGTTAGCAGGTTTCCTGATTCTTCAAGAGAAGCaagaaatagcttttaaaaaatcaaacgaAAGCTTCCatccagatttttaaatgttggcaaccaATTCAACTTTATAAACAAACATTGTGTGCACCAAACAAAATATAGCTGTGGACTAGCTCTGGCCCAGGCTGCCTGTTTGCAACCTCTGACATAGACTCATCCTGATGATTTCGGCCAAGCCCCTCTTTCCCAGTTCTGTCCAGTGCTGGAGGAACTGAGGTATGCCAAACCcaagttcttcttctttttttttttttgagacagagcctctctctgtcacccaggctggagtgcagtggcgctatttcaactcactgcaacctctgcctcctgggttcaagcgattctcccacctcagcctcccaagtagctggaattacaggtgggcaccaccatgctcagctaatttttttttttattattagagacggggtttcgccatgttggccgggctggtctcgaactcctgacctcaacagatctgccctccttggcctcccaaagtgctgggactaccacccactgtgcccagcttccaAGTTCCTCTTTCAGGGTGACAACATAAAAATTTAGTTCTGTAGTCCGGTAGAAGATAACTCTTATCACAGCAAGAGGAAAGTGCATATTCTTTACCTTGGTAATCACAACCTTCTGCTGGGAGCGGTAAAACCGGAGGATCCTTTCACAGATATAAAGAATGACCGGTgcaaggatccacttccaagactGCACAGAGACAGGGTTAAGAATGAGATTACACACTAATTTCTTGTTTAGGACTTATTTGTGTAGCAGTTCATCCCTCATTCTTTACTGAGTTCTCCAATGTGTATCATTTTTAAGCTactaatttcaccaaatctggaagatggaaatagaaaaaataaaggacaatGGTTTCGTTTGCTAATCTGTTATTCATAAAACAGACCATTTCCTGAAAATTTACAAGTCTGACCAAGAAGCAGGAGAAAAGCACAGAAATAGAACACATGGTAAATATTCTTATTCTTacattacatataaaatttaattttaaggcctggcacagtggctcatcctagcactttaggaggccgaggcgggcagactgcctgaTCTCAGGTGTTGgagacccagcctgggcaacatagcaaaaccctgtctctactaaaaatacaaaaaattagctgcgcgtgatggtgcatgcttgtaattccagccacatgggatgctgaggcataagaatcgcttgaacccaggaggcagcagaggttgcagtgagctgagatcacgccactgcactccagcctgggcaacagagcaagacactgtctccaaaaaaataaaataaaataagatttaattTTAAGAATCTAAGACTGTCTTCGAGGACAGCTTGTCCAATCTAAAAAACCAACAGAGAAAGTAGATGTGAAATAGAGGcagatgattaaaaacaaaacaaacacaaaaaagggAAAGTATGTGATTGATGCTACTGGTACATAAAACTCAGTACTTATCCATCACCTCCTTTCTCAAGTGCTTAAACATTTAACATAGTAATATCTTTTTTACCTtgtctacattttttttaaaggcagctttttgtccaggcgcagtggctcacgcctgtaatcccaacaccttgggaagccaaggcgggtggatcacttgaggtcaggagttcaagatcagcctggccaacatggtgaaactccatctctgctaaaaatacaaaaattagccgaatgtggtggtgggcgcctgtaatcccagacactcgggagactgaggaaggagaatcacttgaacccaggaggttgcagtgagcccaggtcgcgccactgcattccagcctgggtgacagagtgagactctgtctcaaaataaataaaataaataaataaataaagcagcttTTCTATCCCTGAGATCTTTGCAAAGCAGCAGTTTGCTTCTACCTGCACAGGAACTACTAAAAATGTACTTCCTAGCAATACTAAATTATGTCCTTTCTTGCACAGTTGCTCAAGTGTGATACATTGGGACTGTGTGAAGTGAGGTTTCTTAAGCTGGTGCAAGCAAATAACTTCCTTGAGTATCTCTAGGGAAggaagaggcagagatgggacaaATCAAACAGAGTGAACATTATGCAATTCAGTGCTATTTCTTATTTGAAGAAAATTCCCCAGCTCAATTTGAggaaaaacatatttaagaaatGGATAAtaacaatgtgaaaaaaaatattgGCCTCAGAAATAGTCAgagtaataaatattaaaacaagatACCATTTTAGTCTCTCAaactgaaaaacaattttaagtaaTAATGCCCAGCATTAACTGGGATTCAGGGAAATGGGAGTGTTCACGTGGGCATGCAAATTGAACATGCATTTCACATGGGTGAAAATGCAAATTGGCAACATCTTCCCAGAGAGCAATTGAGCAGTACATCTCAATAGCCTCAAAAGCATTCCTTCTCTTTTACCCTGGAACTTCACTTCTGGGAAATGAAGATAAATAATTAAGGTGTGAAAAAGTATTATGCACGAGTAAAGTAATGGCCACAATGTTTACTTtaagaaatgattaaaatggtatatataccatacacatattttccttctctttctttctttctctttctttctttctttttctttcttttctttctttctttctttctttcttttcctttctttctttcctttcttccttccttccttccttccttgctttcttccttgcgtccttcatttctttctttcttttttttttttgacagagtctcactccgtgcAGTcacacagtctcggctcactgcaacccccgcctcctaggttcaagcaactctcctgcttcagtctcccaagtagctaaaactacaggcatgcaccaccacacctggcgaatttttgcattttctgtagagatggggattcaccatgctggccaggctggtctggaactgctggccttgaatgatccacctgcctcagcctcccaaagtgctgggattacaggcatgagccaccactcctggccaactattttaaaacaaatgtgtcaaggccgggtgcggtggctcacacctgtaatcccaacactttgggaagccaaggcaggtggatcacctgaggtcaggagttcgagaccagtctggtcaacatggcaaaaccccatctctactaaaaatacaaaaattagcagggcgtggtggtgcacacctgtagtcccagctacttgggaagctgaggcaggagaatcacttgaacccaggaggcagaggttgcagtgagccaagatcacaccactgcagtctagcctgagtaacagagggagactgtctcaaaacaaaaaaaatgtttcaaaggaAAGCATCCATTATATCAATCAAGGAAAAACATTATTTCCTCTAGGTGGTAGAACTctatgaaattttttatttacttctagtattttttgtattttccaaactttctacaataaatgtatattatttttctaatttttaaacggGGTGAATATGGagagagtattttttaaatgtttatggaagAAACAAAGCAATACATTCAGGTGGCAAAACTGGTGTTCTCTCTCTTAGAGTATTACACGACCAACCAAAGCAACCCCTAAGTTTTAAGGATACCAAATAGGCCAACTATAACTTAACTC
The Gorilla gorilla gorilla isolate KB3781 chromosome X, NHGRI_mGorGor1-v2.1_pri, whole genome shotgun sequence genome window above contains:
- the NOX1 gene encoding NADPH oxidase 1 isoform X2 translates to MGNWVGNHWFSVLFLVVWLGLNVFLFVDAFLKYEKADKYYYTRKILGFCSRTLRKQLDHNLTFHKLVAYMICLHTAIHIIAHLFNFDCYSRSRQATDGSLASILSSLSHDEKKGDSWLNPIQSRNTTVEYVTFTSIAGLTGVIMTIALILMVTSATEFIQRSYFEVFWYTHHLFIFYILGLGIHGVGGIVRGQTEESMNESHPRKCAESFEMWDDRDSHCRRPKFEGQPPESWKWILAPVILYICERILRFYRSQQKVVITKVVMHPSKVLELQMNKRGFSMEVGQYIFVNCPSISLLEWHPFTLTSAPEEDFFSIHIRAAGDWTENLIRAFEQQYSPIPRIEVDGPFGTASEDVFQYEVAVLVGAGIGVTPFASILKSIWYKFQCADHNLKTKKIYFYWICRETGAFSWFNNLLTSLEQEMEELGKVGFLNYRLFLTGWDSNIVGHAALNFDKATDIVTGLKQKTSFGRPMWDNEFSTIATSHPKSVVGVFLCGPRTLAKSLRKCCHRYSSLDPRKVQFYFNKENF
- the NOX1 gene encoding NADPH oxidase 1 isoform X1 — its product is MGNWVGNHWFSVLFLVVWLGLNVFLFVDAFLKYEKADKYYYTRKILGSTLSCARASALCLNFNSMLILLPVCRNLLSFLRGTCSFCSRTLRKQLDHNLTFHKLVAYMICLHTAIHIIAHLFNFDCYSRSRQATDGSLASILSSLSHDEKKGDSWLNPIQSRNTTVEYVTFTSIAGLTGVIMTIALILMVTSATEFIQRSYFEVFWYTHHLFIFYILGLGIHGVGGIVRGQTEESMNESHPRKCAESFEMWDDRDSHCRRPKFEGQPPESWKWILAPVILYICERILRFYRSQQKVVITKVVMHPSKVLELQMNKRGFSMEVGQYIFVNCPSISLLEWHPFTLTSAPEEDFFSIHIRAAGDWTENLIRAFEQQYSPIPRIEVDGPFGTASEDVFQYEVAVLVGAGIGVTPFASILKSIWYKFQCADHNLKTKKIYFYWICRETGAFSWFNNLLTSLEQEMEELGKVGFLNYRLFLTGWDSNIVGHAALNFDKATDIVTGLKQKTSFGRPMWDNEFSTIATSHPKSVVGVFLCGPRTLAKSLRKCCHRYSSLDPRKVQFYFNKENF